One Nodosilinea sp. FACHB-141 DNA segment encodes these proteins:
- a CDS encoding GatB/YqeY domain-containing protein, with the protein MSLKDRISDDIKTAMKAKDKVRLETVRSIKKVILEKESLVRPSGQDELTADQELEVLTQLAKQRKDSIEQYQKAGRDELAAQEAQELAIIEEYLPQQLSDAEVEAVIDDLIAQTGASSPKDMGKVMGPVMQQLKGRADGGKVQALVKAKLAG; encoded by the coding sequence ATGAGTCTAAAAGACCGCATCAGCGACGACATCAAAACCGCCATGAAGGCTAAAGATAAGGTGCGCCTAGAGACGGTGCGCAGCATCAAAAAAGTGATTCTCGAAAAAGAGTCCCTGGTGCGCCCCAGCGGACAAGATGAGCTCACCGCCGATCAAGAGCTAGAGGTGCTGACCCAGCTGGCCAAACAGCGCAAAGACTCCATTGAGCAGTACCAAAAGGCTGGGCGCGACGAGCTGGCTGCCCAGGAAGCTCAGGAACTAGCCATTATCGAAGAATATTTGCCCCAGCAGCTCAGCGATGCCGAGGTCGAAGCCGTCATTGATGATCTGATCGCCCAAACGGGGGCCTCGTCGCCCAAAGATATGGGTAAAGTGATGGGACCAGTCATGCAGCAGCTCAAAGGCCGCGCCGATGGCGGCAAGGTGCAGGCTTTGGTTAAGGCCAAACTAGCGGGCTAG
- the aroA gene encoding 3-phosphoshikimate 1-carboxyvinyltransferase: protein MTARIELTDAAPHQTLTLEFPDDGVALRGRVRVPGDKSISHRSLMLGAIAQGETRIQGLLLGEDPRSTAACFQAMGVNMSSLEDEWVTVQGVGLGNLQEPTDVLNAGNSGTTLRLMLGLLASHPDRYFAVTGDGSLRSRPMDRVIKPLSQMGAEIWGRQNNRLAPLAVRGQSLKPIHYRSPVASAQIKSCILLAGLLTEGETTVTEPSLSRDHSERMLRAFGADIAVDADTCSVTVRGPATLTGQTVVVPGDISSAAFWLVAGAITPGSNLVIENVGINPTRTGILDALEAMEADITLENPREVTGEPVADLRVRHSRLKATTLSGDLIPRMIDEVPILAVAALFAEGTTVITDAEELRVKECDRIAVMASQLAQLGARVEEHPDGLTIYGGTPLTGAVVDSYTDHRVAMSLAIAALRVKGSMQVQRAEAAAVSYPSFTATLAELCGLSLD, encoded by the coding sequence ATGACTGCCCGCATTGAGTTGACTGACGCTGCCCCGCATCAAACCCTGACCCTTGAATTCCCTGACGATGGGGTGGCGCTGCGAGGCCGGGTGCGGGTGCCGGGGGATAAGTCAATTTCCCACCGATCGCTGATGCTAGGGGCGATCGCCCAGGGTGAAACTCGCATTCAGGGCCTGCTGCTGGGGGAAGACCCGCGCAGCACCGCCGCCTGCTTTCAGGCCATGGGCGTTAATATGTCATCGCTTGAGGACGAATGGGTAACGGTGCAGGGGGTGGGCTTAGGCAATTTGCAGGAACCGACGGACGTGCTCAACGCCGGGAATTCGGGCACCACCCTGCGGCTGATGCTGGGGCTGCTGGCGTCCCACCCCGATCGCTATTTTGCAGTCACGGGCGATGGTTCACTGCGATCGCGCCCTATGGATCGGGTAATTAAACCCCTCAGTCAAATGGGCGCAGAGATTTGGGGCCGGCAGAATAACCGCCTCGCTCCCCTAGCGGTGCGGGGGCAGTCCCTCAAACCCATCCACTACCGCTCCCCCGTGGCCTCTGCCCAGATCAAGTCCTGCATTTTACTGGCCGGGCTGCTGACCGAGGGCGAAACCACTGTGACTGAGCCCAGTCTGTCGCGCGACCACAGCGAGCGTATGCTGCGAGCCTTTGGGGCCGACATTGCCGTAGATGCCGACACCTGTAGCGTCACCGTGCGCGGACCAGCCACCCTCACCGGGCAAACCGTGGTGGTCCCTGGCGACATCAGCTCGGCCGCCTTTTGGCTAGTAGCTGGAGCCATTACCCCCGGCTCCAATCTAGTCATTGAGAATGTGGGCATCAACCCCACTCGCACTGGCATCCTCGACGCCCTAGAAGCCATGGAAGCCGACATCACCTTAGAGAATCCGCGTGAGGTTACCGGAGAACCCGTGGCCGATCTGCGGGTACGCCACAGCCGCCTCAAAGCCACCACCTTGAGCGGCGACCTAATCCCCCGCATGATCGACGAGGTGCCGATTTTGGCAGTGGCAGCTCTGTTTGCTGAGGGCACCACGGTGATCACTGACGCCGAGGAATTGCGGGTAAAGGAGTGCGATCGCATCGCCGTTATGGCCAGCCAGCTTGCCCAACTGGGTGCCCGCGTTGAAGAACACCCCGACGGCCTTACCATCTATGGTGGCACCCCCCTCACAGGGGCCGTCGTCGACAGTTACACTGATCATCGAGTCGCAATGAGTCTGGCGATCGCCGCCCTGCGAGTCAAAGGCTCAATGCAGGTACAGCGGGCCGAAGCGGCAGCGGTTTCCTACCCGAGCTTTACCGCTACCCTGGCTGAGCTTTGCGGATTGAGCCTGGACTGA
- a CDS encoding transposase — MSLRNNAYATVASRANILTHSAAPKPYLIRLSTFQQQPLLGDYRQGQLCLNDCGQIVADEWVRAAANRKGIDLDVWTITPTSLQSVVFLQVPATVGAGLTGLHEGQKPWLLSSFIASFKAVAAKRINLRLNQLGQSVWQRNYDEHLIGDDDYLAELRYKLQSQNQQPTV; from the coding sequence ATGAGTCTACGCAATAACGCCTACGCCACAGTTGCTTCGAGGGCAAATATTTTGACTCATTCCGCTGCGCCTAAGCCTTACCTGATCAGGCTTTCGACCTTTCAGCAGCAGCCGCTACTGGGCGACTATAGGCAGGGTCAGCTGTGCCTCAACGACTGCGGCCAGATTGTGGCCGACGAGTGGGTACGAGCTGCCGCCAACCGCAAAGGCATCGACCTTGATGTCTGGACGATCACCCCCACTAGCCTACAAAGCGTTGTCTTTTTGCAAGTGCCAGCTACGGTTGGTGCTGGGCTAACCGGCCTCCACGAAGGCCAAAAACCCTGGCTGCTGTCGTCATTTATTGCCAGCTTTAAAGCGGTAGCGGCCAAGCGCATTAACCTGCGGCTAAACCAGCTGGGGCAGTCGGTGTGGCAGCGCAACTATGACGAGCACCTGATTGGTGACGATGACTATCTAGCCGAGCTGCGCTATAAGCTGCAAAGCCAGAACCAACAGCCCACTGTATAG
- a CDS encoding PIN/TRAM domain-containing protein encodes MLDALIIFSFILAGAGIGFYSIDLLPQPILQQVTNIEALGAVTAVFGGLIGTGLGLVMQTSYRRLERQVKELPPDRILTRAVGLVLGLLIANLMLAPLFLLPIPSEFGFIKPMTAVLGSVLFAVSGMNLADTHGRSLLRLISPSTLESTLVAEGTLKPSKTKVLDTSCIIDGRIEGLMETGFLEGQLLVPQFVLQELQNVADASNDQKRDRGRRGLDVLNRIRESYPNRLLINSVDYDDIPTVDAKLVKLAQELNAMLLTNDYNLNKVASFQDVEVLNINDLAQAIRPAYLPGDDIDLKILKEGKEPSQGVGYLNDGTMVVVEEGRDYIGEELEVVVTGSLQTSAGRMIFARPKTPIVAS; translated from the coding sequence ATGCTAGACGCACTGATTATATTTTCATTTATCCTGGCCGGGGCGGGCATTGGGTTCTACAGCATTGATCTGCTGCCCCAGCCAATTTTGCAGCAGGTCACCAACATTGAGGCCCTGGGTGCGGTGACGGCCGTGTTCGGTGGGCTGATTGGCACCGGCTTGGGCCTAGTCATGCAGACCAGCTACCGCCGTCTAGAACGCCAGGTTAAAGAACTACCGCCCGATCGCATTCTCACCCGCGCCGTGGGTCTGGTGCTGGGCCTGCTAATCGCCAACCTGATGCTGGCGCCGCTGTTTCTGTTGCCCATTCCCTCAGAGTTTGGCTTTATCAAGCCGATGACGGCGGTACTAGGCAGCGTGCTGTTTGCGGTGTCGGGCATGAACCTGGCCGATACCCACGGGCGATCGCTGCTGCGCCTGATCAGCCCCAGCACGCTAGAGTCAACCTTGGTGGCCGAGGGCACCCTCAAGCCCAGCAAAACCAAGGTGCTTGATACCAGCTGCATTATCGATGGCCGCATCGAAGGGTTAATGGAAACGGGCTTTTTGGAGGGGCAGCTGCTGGTGCCCCAGTTCGTGTTGCAAGAGCTTCAAAATGTGGCCGATGCCAGCAATGACCAAAAGCGCGATCGCGGCCGACGTGGGCTAGATGTGCTGAACCGCATTCGCGAGTCCTACCCCAACCGCTTGTTGATCAACTCCGTCGACTATGACGACATCCCCACAGTGGATGCCAAGCTGGTGAAGCTGGCCCAGGAACTCAACGCCATGCTGCTTACCAACGACTACAACCTCAACAAAGTCGCCAGCTTCCAGGATGTCGAAGTCCTCAACATTAATGACCTAGCCCAGGCTATTCGCCCCGCCTACCTGCCCGGTGACGACATTGATCTGAAGATTCTCAAAGAGGGCAAAGAGCCCTCCCAGGGCGTGGGCTACCTCAACGACGGCACCATGGTCGTAGTCGAAGAAGGCCGCGACTACATCGGCGAAGAGCTAGAGGTGGTGGTGACAGGATCCCTACAAACCTCCGCTGGCCGTATGATTTTTGCCCGCCCCAAGACCCCAATCGTGGCATCCTAG
- a CDS encoding histidinol-phosphate transaminase, producing MALPFLRSAVVQLTAYTPHVESADDPSPASFDILDTNECPYDLPEALKEKLAWHLHHDVAANRYPDGGHGALKSAIAQYVTESASRVVVSADHISVGNGSDELIRSLLIATCIGGEGSVLVANPTFSMYGILARTLGIPVVTVGRSEETFEVDLAAAQQAIDSPPELPVRVVFMVHPNSPTGNALTAAELDWLRSLPPEILVVVDEAYFEFSQQTTVAEVLAQPNWVVMRTFSKAFRLAAYRVGYTVANSELTQALEKVRLPYNLPSLTQAAAQLALAHRQELLAVVPEIQQQRRELAAAIAQHTPLHLWPSDANFLYGRPPVPSGQSPNAELERWFNCLRRQGTLVRHTGGGLRITIGTPTENQRTLAHMQQL from the coding sequence ATGGCTTTGCCCTTTTTGCGATCGGCGGTGGTTCAACTGACGGCCTATACCCCTCATGTTGAGTCGGCAGACGACCCGTCTCCAGCTAGTTTCGACATTCTTGATACCAATGAGTGCCCCTACGACCTGCCCGAGGCGCTCAAAGAAAAGCTGGCCTGGCACCTGCACCACGATGTCGCTGCCAACCGCTACCCCGACGGTGGGCATGGGGCATTGAAGAGCGCGATCGCCCAGTACGTCACCGAATCCGCCAGCAGAGTCGTGGTTAGCGCCGACCACATCTCCGTCGGCAATGGCTCTGACGAACTGATTCGCTCGCTGCTGATCGCCACCTGCATTGGGGGTGAAGGGTCGGTGCTGGTGGCCAATCCCACCTTTTCGATGTACGGCATTCTCGCCCGCACCCTAGGCATTCCGGTGGTGACGGTGGGGCGGAGCGAGGAAACTTTTGAGGTGGATCTGGCAGCGGCGCAGCAGGCGATCGACTCTCCTCCAGAATTGCCGGTGCGAGTAGTGTTTATGGTGCACCCCAACTCTCCCACGGGCAACGCCCTCACCGCCGCAGAGTTGGATTGGCTCAGATCTTTGCCTCCCGAGATCTTGGTTGTGGTGGATGAGGCCTATTTTGAATTCAGCCAGCAGACCACCGTGGCGGAGGTACTGGCTCAGCCTAACTGGGTGGTGATGCGAACATTCTCGAAAGCATTTCGCTTAGCGGCTTATCGAGTGGGTTATACCGTGGCGAATTCAGAGTTGACTCAAGCGCTTGAAAAAGTGCGACTGCCCTATAACCTGCCCAGTCTTACCCAGGCGGCGGCTCAACTGGCTCTAGCTCACCGGCAGGAGTTATTGGCGGTGGTGCCCGAGATTCAGCAGCAACGGCGGGAATTAGCGGCGGCGATCGCCCAACACACCCCTTTACATCTCTGGCCCAGCGACGCCAACTTTCTCTACGGGCGACCGCCAGTGCCTTCTGGCCAATCCCCAAACGCAGAGCTAGAGCGCTGGTTCAACTGTCTGCGCAGGCAAGGAACGCTGGTGCGCCACACGGGCGGCGGCCTAAGAATTACTATCGGCACCCCGACGGAGAATCAGCGAACTTTAGCTCACATGCAGCAGCTGTAG